AGTTCAAAAGTTTCGCCACCTGTGCCGACAGCAGGCGCGCAGGAAGATCCTTTGCCGCCCAGGTCGCCATCGCCGTGTGAATCACATCGTTGCTCATAATCTCATTCCTTTCCGCTTACGACTTGCTCCAGTCGGTCATCCACTCCGTTCTTGTTCGCATCCACGAAGCCTTGCAGCCGACCATGACGGTGCGCGAGAAACCACCCGCCCACTGCCACGCCCACGCCACCCAGAATCAATAGCTCGTTCCCCACGATCAGTGTCGGCAAGACCATCAAAGCCAGCCCTCCGACCGTGATGGCGGCGCTGGTCGTCACGCTGCCAATGAGCAGCTTGAGCGGCGGATAAAAGATGGATGCCAGGCCGAACACAAACATGGCGACGCCCACCCACACAATTCCCTTGAGGCTCGCCAGCTTTTCGCCGAGTTCGCGGGCGGTGTCTTTCTGTGCCGCGCCAAGTTCCGTCTTGGCCCGCGTCTCCTCGCGCTCGACAACGGGCATCGGCGCGCTCACGACTACAGCTGCGGCGTTCGTTGCACCGGATTCCAGTCGTGAACCAGTCGGCACGGTGTAGCTCCGCGTCCGCACTGTCTCTTGATCCTGCCGCGACACGGCCGCCGGGTTGTCCGATTGCACGACGGTTTGCTCAATGCCTTGAGTAGGTTTGCTCAGTGTTGTGGCCTTGCCGCCCTTGAGTGGTGCAGTGCCAGCACAACCGCACAGCAAACCGACGGACGCAATCATGGCGAAGTCAATCAGCATGAAACTCAAGCGTTTCATGCTACCCTCCCTTCCTGGAATCGCCGCAGCTCGAAAGCACACTCATTGAGCGCGGCGGTGTTATGGTCAATGCAGATTGCCAGCTTCAAACTTGTTTCGTTCTGCTTCTCGATGATCTGCGCCAGCGCCGTATGATGCGCCTGCCGCAGTTCTTTGTGATCCGCAATGACCGTCTGGAGCTGTCGCACCAGCCAGTAGATCACAATGCCACCCCCGACAAGCAGGAGGCAGAACGCCGCCAAGAAGAGCCAGCGGTCATTCATGGCAGCAGCATGATCCACCATCGTTACCAGTTCGTTTGCGTTTATGCCCGGCATACTCGTCTTGTGCGGTTCAAAGCGCCTTGCGCGCAATCAACTTCCAAAATGTGCCTGTTACATCCAGGTGCGCGGTGATCACGTCCCGGCGCAGGCCAGTGCCGGAGTCCACCAGGTAATCCCCCGGCCGCGGCTGGTCCACCGCCGCAAGTTCGGTCGCGTCGAGCAACATGCGTTCATCGTTCGGTAGCACCGTTGTGCCATCGACGCGACGCGCGGGCACCGGCATCACCAGCCAATGCACCGTGGCCAGATTACTGCCGGCCCGGAAGTAATAGCCCGCCTGCACAAACTCCGCGTAAAAGGCAAACGCCCGGCTGACGGCTGCCTTGGCTGCGGGTCGCAAACTCTCGGCCATGATCGCCTCCTCGCCAGTTCACCTGCATCACGCCCGCACGAGCCGCACCGCGCCGCTCGTGCTCCGCACCAGCTCCCCAAACTTCCGTAACATCGCCTGCGCCACATACGGGAGCACTGGCCGGCGGTCGCGCTTGTCAAAGGACTGCTGCAAATCCCCGAGGCTGCTGAACTTCAACCCCTCGCCGAGCGGATTGGCGGTGCGGTCCTCAAGGATCAGCGCGCGGGCCGTTTCACACGTTGCCTCCACCACCCCGCGCGGCACCGTGCCTCCCGCCACGAGCCGGTCCCCCACGATGTCCGCCGGCGCGTCCGGATCCCGGCAATCCTCCCGTGGCCACTGCAACGCCTGGCTGCTGCTGGACCGTGCGCCGCCGAATTGAAACTCCGCGTCAATCAACCGGGTCGCCATCACCAGCGCCGCCGCCTTGGTGTCCGCGCTCGCGCCCGTCCACGCCGTCGCATACAGGTGCCCCGCGTGATACGTGTCGCCGTCCGTCACGTCCGCGTAGCTGTTCGCGTCGGCCCTGCCCGTGCCGTCTTCCTTGATGAGCGTCAGTGCCATGCCATTGTGCCATCCGCCTTACGCCACTCGCGTCACGCCGCGCCGCGAGCCGCGCTCAATTGATGTCCGCGCC
The Verrucomicrobiia bacterium DNA segment above includes these coding regions:
- a CDS encoding DnaT-like ssDNA-binding protein, encoding MALTLIKEDGTGRADANSYADVTDGDTYHAGHLYATAWTGASADTKAAALVMATRLIDAEFQFGGARSSSSQALQWPREDCRDPDAPADIVGDRLVAGGTVPRGVVEATCETARALILEDRTANPLGEGLKFSSLGDLQQSFDKRDRRPVLPYVAQAMLRKFGELVRSTSGAVRLVRA